From a single Nostoc edaphicum CCNP1411 genomic region:
- a CDS encoding NADAR family protein yields the protein MTIYFYSTREEYGCFSNFSPHGFQLDELYWSTSEHYFQAQKFVGTLHVEQIRLVKTPKDAAKMGRERTRPLRQDWEQVKDDIMRQAVLYKFQTHTDIRDILLSTGNAEIVENSPIDFYWGCGADGSGKNMLGKILMEVREILHHTYNTDVDNKNVK from the coding sequence ATGACAATCTATTTTTATAGCACTCGTGAAGAATATGGTTGTTTCTCTAACTTTTCGCCCCACGGCTTTCAATTAGATGAATTGTATTGGTCAACTAGCGAACACTACTTTCAAGCACAAAAGTTTGTGGGTACACTTCATGTAGAACAAATCCGTCTAGTTAAAACACCTAAAGATGCGGCAAAAATGGGACGTGAGAGAACCCGTCCCCTACGTCAAGATTGGGAACAAGTTAAAGACGACATCATGCGGCAAGCTGTGCTGTATAAATTTCAAACCCATACAGATATCAGGGATATCTTACTTTCCACAGGCAATGCAGAAATTGTTGAAAACTCACCGATCGATTTTTACTGGGGTTGCGGAGCCGATGGTAGTGGTAAAAATATGCTAGGAAAAATTTTAATGGAGGTACGAGAGATCCTACACCATACATACAATACAGATGTTGATAATAAAAATGTTAAATAA
- a CDS encoding tetratricopeptide repeat protein: MPKGAWNDRSKNTVPLQLPITYLKPVKRNTITHEFDSGSQAEILPPQESDDNSSEASNLLRQGIQQQQAGELIVAMKSLQQSLGLFQEVGDLQKQAQVLSFLALVTYSAGDYKGAISYSQQCLSLLNNTSDLAVQMQALSHLGNAYRHLNEHKKAIEFLEKCLKITKQLQDKRSQVAALNNLGLVYKALGNFTQAIEYQQQSLEIVRELKDNWGEEQVLKNLGNAWYALDNYPKAIAYYEQCVVLARSLKNVRSASQVLKNLGNACYALGDYAKAIKYYEDRLQLSKEIQDKRSEEQSLGSLGVACEALGDYNKAITYYEERLVLARNIKDRRSEEQALASLRVACYALGDYAKAMQYQQGTSSNS; encoded by the coding sequence ATGCCTAAAGGTGCATGGAATGATAGATCAAAAAATACAGTTCCCCTGCAATTACCCATAACATACCTAAAACCAGTGAAGCGTAATACGATTACCCATGAATTTGACTCTGGTTCACAAGCAGAAATACTACCTCCACAGGAAAGTGATGATAATTCATCGGAAGCGTCAAACCTACTAAGGCAAGGAATTCAACAGCAGCAAGCTGGTGAATTAATAGTAGCGATGAAGTCTTTACAACAATCCTTGGGGCTGTTTCAAGAAGTTGGGGATTTGCAAAAACAGGCACAGGTACTTTCTTTTTTAGCACTGGTAACTTACAGCGCTGGAGACTACAAAGGTGCTATTTCCTACTCCCAACAGTGTCTGTCTTTGCTCAATAACACCTCAGATTTAGCAGTGCAAATGCAAGCACTTTCCCATTTAGGCAATGCATACCGCCACCTGAATGAACATAAAAAGGCAATTGAATTTCTGGAAAAGTGTTTAAAAATAACGAAGCAACTGCAAGATAAACGGAGTCAAGTGGCAGCACTGAATAATTTGGGATTGGTGTATAAAGCTTTGGGCAACTTTACACAGGCTATTGAGTATCAGCAGCAAAGCCTGGAGATTGTGCGGGAACTCAAAGATAACTGGGGTGAGGAACAGGTACTCAAGAATTTAGGTAATGCTTGGTATGCTTTGGATAATTACCCGAAAGCGATCGCCTATTATGAGCAGTGTGTAGTACTAGCACGCTCCTTAAAAAATGTTCGCAGTGCTTCTCAGGTATTGAAGAATTTGGGAAATGCTTGTTATGCCTTAGGTGATTATGCTAAAGCCATTAAGTATTATGAAGATCGGTTGCAATTATCCAAAGAAATTCAAGACAAACGCAGCGAGGAACAATCTTTAGGTAGTTTAGGAGTTGCTTGTGAAGCTTTGGGTGATTACAACAAAGCAATTACATATTATGAAGAACGTTTAGTGTTAGCTAGGAATATCAAAGACCGCCGCAGCGAAGAACAAGCTCTTGCCAGTCTGAGAGTTGCTTGCTACGCCTTGGGTGATTATGCCAAAGCTATGCAGTACCAGCAGGGAACATCTTCAAATAGTTAA
- a CDS encoding GIY-YIG nuclease family protein: protein METQHNSSSIEHQNVPINHRGLHDFLYSSDDEHTAIEVSITPELANDGTEIIDLETWSAAAQNAKIAGVYAVLDAVRCTQHIGYSRNVLLSLNGHVTKNGKQKCAFVRVQAFKFPKRQEMEDLRDAWIAELESTPPGNATDRGMWASTVGEAAKAVMSEAERQAYEEKKLKLRKAMADTTLSKESETINASEAERQRQLEAAVTNDDWSVIIDAQTQETKS from the coding sequence ATGGAAACTCAGCACAACTCGTCGTCAATTGAACATCAAAATGTCCCCATAAACCACCGTGGACTACATGACTTTTTGTATAGTTCCGATGACGAACACACCGCCATTGAGGTGAGTATAACCCCTGAACTGGCAAACGATGGTACTGAAATCATTGATCTTGAGACTTGGAGTGCAGCTGCTCAGAATGCTAAAATTGCAGGTGTTTACGCAGTATTGGACGCAGTACGCTGTACACAGCACATTGGCTATTCTCGGAATGTATTGCTTTCCCTAAACGGTCATGTCACTAAAAATGGTAAGCAAAAGTGTGCTTTTGTCCGCGTGCAAGCATTCAAGTTCCCCAAGCGTCAAGAAATGGAAGATTTGCGAGATGCGTGGATAGCAGAACTCGAAAGTACACCACCTGGTAACGCAACTGATCGCGGAATGTGGGCTAGCACGGTAGGCGAAGCTGCAAAAGCGGTAATGTCAGAGGCGGAACGCCAAGCCTATGAGGAGAAAAAGCTAAAACTGCGGAAAGCAATGGCTGACACAACTCTCTCTAAAGAGTCAGAAACAATAAATGCCAGTGAAGCCGAACGTCAGCGTCAACTTGAAGCTGCTGTGACAAATGATGACTGGAGTGTAATTATCGACGCACAGACACAAGAAACCAAGTCTTAG
- the glyQ gene encoding glycine--tRNA ligase subunit alpha: protein MNFQSVIALLHQFWGDRGCLIAQPYDIEKGAGTKNPHTFLRALGPEPWAVAYVEPCRRPTDGRYGENPNRFQHYYQYQVLIKPSPDNIQEIYLDSLRALGIRPEDHDIRFVEDNWEDATVGAWGTGWEVWLDGMEVTQFTYFQQCGGIDCRPVSIEITYGLERLTMYLQQVEAFTKIQWTDNITYGDVFLQSEIEQSTYNFEASNPELLLTLFSLYEQEATQLTERGLVLPSLDYVMKCSHTFNLLDARGVISVTERTRYIARIRHLARKVAHLYVEQREKLGFPLLKDTMSSTGSPRC, encoded by the coding sequence GTGAATTTTCAGTCGGTAATAGCTTTATTGCATCAGTTTTGGGGCGATCGCGGTTGTCTTATTGCCCAGCCCTACGATATTGAAAAGGGGGCTGGTACTAAGAATCCCCATACATTTTTAAGAGCATTGGGGCCAGAACCGTGGGCAGTTGCCTACGTTGAACCATGTCGTCGCCCTACAGATGGGCGCTATGGCGAAAACCCGAATCGCTTCCAACACTATTATCAGTACCAAGTTTTGATTAAGCCATCACCAGATAATATTCAAGAGATATATCTGGATTCCTTGAGGGCTTTAGGCATCCGTCCTGAAGACCACGATATTAGGTTTGTTGAGGATAACTGGGAAGATGCAACGGTAGGAGCTTGGGGCACTGGGTGGGAAGTATGGTTAGATGGGATGGAAGTTACTCAATTTACCTACTTCCAACAGTGTGGAGGAATTGATTGCCGTCCGGTGTCGATTGAGATTACATACGGCTTAGAGCGGCTGACAATGTATCTCCAGCAAGTAGAAGCATTTACAAAGATTCAGTGGACAGACAACATTACTTATGGAGATGTTTTCCTGCAAAGTGAGATTGAGCAGTCTACTTATAACTTTGAAGCGTCGAATCCTGAGTTGCTACTGACGCTGTTTAGTTTGTATGAGCAGGAAGCTACCCAATTGACGGAGCGAGGATTGGTCTTGCCTAGCTTAGATTATGTAATGAAGTGTTCACACACATTTAATCTGCTGGATGCTAGAGGAGTGATTTCGGTGACAGAGAGAACTCGCTATATTGCCAGGATTCGGCATTTGGCTAGGAAGGTGGCTCATTTATATGTTGAGCAAAGGGAAAAATTAGGTTTTCCGTTGCTCAAAGATACTATGAGTTCAACAGGAAGCCCAAGATGCTAA
- a CDS encoding carbohydrate ABC transporter permease — protein MNQLTPKNWIFIKQRLTPYLFLLPALVLLGLTVFWPALQAFYLSFTSYEDIAQPPLWIGFANFLKLWKDAVFWKTLENTFLYLVGVVPILVIAPLVLAILVNQKLRGMNWFRSAYYTPVVISMVVAGIAWKWLYAENGLLNQLFKALGIFPEGIPWLTSPDKIFGIVPISLASVMAVTVWKGLGYYMVIYLAGLQSIPADVYEAAAIDGSYGISKHWDITIPLMKPYLALVAVISAISATKVFEEVYIMTQGGPLSSSKTIVYYLYEQAFNNLEISYACTIGLVLFLIILGLSILRLVINQQDGDNITI, from the coding sequence ATGAATCAATTGACGCCTAAAAATTGGATATTCATCAAACAGAGACTAACTCCTTATTTATTTTTACTACCCGCTTTGGTTCTTTTGGGTTTAACTGTTTTTTGGCCTGCACTGCAAGCGTTTTACCTCAGTTTTACTAGCTATGAAGATATTGCCCAGCCGCCACTATGGATAGGTTTCGCAAACTTTCTCAAGCTTTGGAAAGATGCAGTTTTTTGGAAAACCTTAGAAAACACTTTTCTATATCTTGTTGGTGTAGTACCAATTTTAGTAATTGCTCCCTTAGTACTGGCAATATTGGTAAATCAAAAACTGCGGGGGATGAATTGGTTTAGATCGGCATACTACACTCCAGTGGTAATTTCAATGGTGGTTGCGGGAATAGCTTGGAAATGGCTGTACGCAGAAAACGGATTACTTAATCAGTTATTTAAAGCTTTAGGTATTTTTCCAGAAGGTATTCCTTGGCTGACTAGCCCAGACAAAATTTTTGGTATTGTACCAATTTCTCTTGCCAGCGTTATGGCTGTCACCGTGTGGAAAGGACTAGGCTACTACATGGTGATTTATTTGGCGGGGTTGCAATCAATTCCCGCTGATGTGTACGAAGCCGCTGCAATTGATGGCTCGTATGGAATCAGCAAACATTGGGATATTACCATACCTTTAATGAAACCGTATCTAGCACTAGTGGCGGTAATTTCGGCTATTTCTGCAACCAAAGTATTTGAAGAGGTATACATTATGACCCAAGGGGGACCACTCAGTAGCTCGAAAACGATTGTTTATTATCTATATGAGCAAGCCTTCAACAATTTGGAAATTAGCTACGCTTGCACAATTGGGCTAGTGCTATTTTTGATAATTTTAGGGTTATCAATTTTGCGATTAGTTATTAATCAACAGGATGGGGATAATATCACAATTTGA
- a CDS encoding ABC transporter ATP-binding protein, translated as MPLELQNLTGGYTTVPIVQDINLTLQTGEWLSLVGANGSGKSTLLKLLSRILSPQYGTVLLDGKAIHSQPPNLVAQKLALLPQQQTVPVGLTVRQLVSLGRTPHQPWWQWELNAEDWLKVETAIKKTQLEKLSDRLVEQLSGGERQRAFLALALAQEPKVLLLDEPTTFLDINYQLQLLELLKGLNQQQELTIITVLHELNLAARYSSRIGLLKQGHIWEVGTPEQVLTPNAIAQVFGVESVIIHTPVGLQVCAISAV; from the coding sequence ATGCCACTCGAACTGCAAAACCTCACAGGCGGTTATACCACAGTACCAATTGTCCAAGACATTAACCTTACTCTGCAAACAGGAGAATGGTTGAGTTTAGTTGGTGCTAATGGCTCAGGTAAATCTACTTTACTCAAATTGCTGAGTCGTATTCTCTCGCCACAATATGGAACGGTGCTACTTGATGGTAAGGCAATTCACTCTCAACCCCCAAATTTAGTTGCACAGAAACTGGCATTATTACCGCAACAACAAACGGTTCCCGTTGGGTTAACAGTGCGACAATTAGTAAGTTTAGGACGCACGCCGCATCAACCTTGGTGGCAATGGGAACTAAACGCTGAAGATTGGCTCAAAGTTGAAACTGCAATTAAAAAGACACAACTAGAAAAACTGAGCGATCGCTTAGTCGAACAACTATCAGGCGGTGAAAGACAACGGGCTTTTTTAGCTCTAGCACTAGCGCAAGAGCCAAAAGTTTTACTATTAGATGAACCGACAACTTTTTTAGATATCAACTATCAGTTGCAACTATTGGAACTGCTCAAAGGACTGAATCAGCAGCAGGAATTAACTATTATTACAGTTTTACACGAACTGAATTTGGCAGCACGGTATAGTTCCCGTATTGGATTATTAAAACAGGGTCATATTTGGGAAGTTGGTACACCGGAACAAGTCCTGACACCAAATGCGATCGCACAAGTCTTCGGTGTAGAATCAGTGATTATTCACACACCTGTCGGATTACAGGTTTGTGCCATTTCTGCTGTTTAA
- a CDS encoding ComEC/Rec2 family competence protein, translating to MIQASGVIICLGYIFGLLFTAVPWGGVWILVLGIVGAVIFRRRTILRQFAQKPENVGSKNKAVPNTWQTIPRPRIWLAAGLVGLLATLYFQWRVPQPGAKDISQFVPPGNSSNQEQLVIIRGEVASNPRLTRSQRGQFWLEATQLDEVKNDKGSASVPQGVTGKLYVTVPILQATGLYPSQQVAVTGILYKPKAASNPGGFDFQKFLKQEGTFAGLIGRQINVLEQERKWGWWQIRERIVRSQVRWLGVPEGPLVSAMVLGSKAVDLPYDIRDLFVQAGLAHALAASGFQTSLILSVILQLTRRAKKGTQFTLGFLALIIFLSLTGFQPAVLRAVIMGFAALVGLLLKRKVKQLGSLLLAATLLLVFNPLWIWDLGFQLSFLATLGLVVTVPALVNRLAWLPPAIASLIAVPLAATIWTLPVQLFVFGVVPSYSLLLNVLSTPLVSIISIGGIISAITALIWTQAGSFLATVLHYPTDWLIKLVEFFSKLPGNSVAVGSISTWQLLTIYLLILMVWLVPWWQRRWWFANVIAIGLVFIPLWHSTNTLFRITVLESGTEPIVVVQDRGTVTVINSGDEGTGRFTILPFLQQQGVNQINWAIATDFQGNESNAWFELMRRLPIKNFYEYSPKSENSITIQAIQQELQKNQGVYQPLAVGQAVKAGSIVAQLINDQLPILQLQILDQNWLLVGNVKSKEVQQLVKNGSLPRPQVLWCAPESLKDLVIALQPQVAIASSANFDTKALYELNQSKTKLFFTGRDGAIQWTPNGQFEAFIEATENKSSVL from the coding sequence ATGATTCAAGCTAGTGGTGTAATTATTTGTCTTGGCTACATTTTTGGATTGCTGTTTACAGCAGTTCCTTGGGGTGGTGTGTGGATTTTGGTTCTAGGGATAGTAGGAGCAGTTATCTTTAGAAGACGCACTATCCTACGGCAATTTGCTCAGAAACCAGAAAATGTTGGAAGTAAAAATAAGGCAGTGCCTAACACTTGGCAAACTATTCCCCGTCCTCGAATATGGCTAGCTGCTGGCTTGGTGGGATTATTGGCAACTCTATATTTTCAATGGCGAGTGCCGCAACCAGGTGCAAAAGATATTAGTCAGTTCGTTCCGCCTGGAAATAGCAGTAATCAAGAACAACTTGTGATTATTCGTGGTGAAGTGGCGAGTAATCCCCGCTTGACTCGCAGTCAGCGAGGACAATTTTGGCTGGAAGCGACTCAGCTAGATGAGGTCAAAAATGATAAAGGTTCAGCAAGTGTCCCACAAGGGGTGACAGGCAAATTGTATGTGACAGTGCCTATACTTCAAGCTACTGGGTTATACCCTAGTCAACAAGTCGCTGTGACTGGCATTTTGTATAAACCAAAGGCGGCTTCCAATCCTGGTGGTTTTGACTTTCAGAAGTTTCTTAAACAGGAAGGAACGTTTGCTGGTTTGATTGGGCGACAAATAAATGTTTTAGAGCAGGAACGGAAATGGGGATGGTGGCAAATTCGGGAGCGAATTGTGCGATCGCAAGTTCGTTGGTTGGGTGTCCCTGAAGGGCCTCTTGTCAGTGCAATGGTTTTAGGTAGCAAAGCTGTTGATTTACCCTACGATATCCGCGACTTGTTTGTACAAGCTGGATTAGCTCATGCTTTAGCAGCTTCTGGATTCCAAACTTCCTTGATTTTGAGTGTGATCTTGCAGTTAACGAGGCGGGCAAAAAAAGGAACCCAATTTACCCTTGGTTTTTTGGCTTTAATAATTTTTCTGAGCTTAACAGGTTTTCAGCCTGCGGTTCTCAGAGCGGTAATTATGGGTTTTGCGGCATTAGTAGGGCTGCTATTAAAAAGGAAGGTAAAACAGTTAGGTTCGCTACTATTGGCGGCAACTCTGTTATTAGTATTTAATCCTCTATGGATTTGGGATTTAGGCTTTCAATTGAGTTTTTTAGCAACGCTGGGATTAGTTGTAACAGTACCCGCATTAGTCAACCGCCTAGCGTGGCTACCACCTGCGATCGCTTCTTTGATTGCCGTTCCCCTCGCTGCAACTATTTGGACTTTACCTGTGCAACTTTTTGTCTTTGGGGTTGTACCATCCTACAGTTTATTACTAAATGTTCTTAGTACTCCCCTAGTTTCAATCATTAGTATAGGTGGCATCATTAGCGCCATAACAGCGTTAATCTGGACTCAGGCCGGAAGCTTTTTAGCTACTGTGTTGCATTACCCGACTGATTGGCTAATTAAACTAGTGGAATTTTTTAGCAAGCTGCCAGGAAATTCTGTAGCTGTAGGTAGTATATCTACTTGGCAGCTTCTGACAATTTATTTACTGATTCTAATGGTTTGGCTAGTGCCGTGGTGGCAGCGGCGGTGGTGGTTTGCTAATGTGATTGCGATTGGTTTAGTATTTATACCCCTTTGGCATTCTACAAATACATTGTTTAGGATAACTGTATTAGAATCTGGTACGGAACCAATTGTAGTAGTTCAAGATCGAGGTACTGTAACTGTAATTAATAGTGGTGATGAAGGTACAGGACGTTTCACAATTCTACCGTTTTTACAACAGCAGGGTGTCAATCAAATTAATTGGGCAATCGCAACTGATTTCCAAGGCAATGAAAGTAATGCTTGGTTTGAATTAATGCGACGTTTGCCAATCAAAAACTTTTATGAGTATTCCCCCAAATCAGAAAATTCTATTACAATTCAGGCAATTCAACAAGAACTACAAAAGAATCAAGGAGTTTATCAACCTTTAGCTGTTGGTCAAGCTGTGAAAGCTGGTTCGATAGTAGCACAATTAATCAACGACCAATTACCCATCTTACAATTGCAAATTTTAGATCAGAATTGGTTATTAGTAGGTAATGTTAAGTCTAAAGAGGTTCAACAACTAGTTAAAAATGGAAGTCTGCCTCGCCCACAAGTACTTTGGTGTGCCCCTGAATCCTTGAAAGATTTAGTTATTGCTCTGCAACCACAAGTAGCGATTGCTTCTTCTGCAAATTTTGATACAAAAGCTTTATATGAACTTAATCAAAGTAAAACAAAACTGTTCTTTACAGGACGAGATGGAGCTATTCAATGGACACCTAATGGTCAATTTGAAGCGTTTATTGAAGCAACAGAAAATAAATCATCTGTTTTATAA